A window from Peromyscus eremicus chromosome 1, PerEre_H2_v1, whole genome shotgun sequence encodes these proteins:
- the LOC131897352 gene encoding olfactory receptor 10V1-like, protein MEEGNQTGMVLFHFRPFSKLPELQMLIFVVFLTMYLVSIGGNMSIVLTIWINRCLHTPMYFFLANLASLEIFYSSTIAPLTLASVLSTERTVVSLAGCGTQMFFFIFLGSADCILLAIMAYDRFVAICHPLRYSLIMSWHLCVQLALGSLLLGFILAMQLTVLIFRLPFCSSKEISLFYCDVLPVMRLACADTRVHEATLFVVSVIVLTIPFLFITLSYVFIVDAILKIHSAEGRHKAFSTCSSHLTVVLLQYGCTSLIYLCPSSSYSPERGQVVSVVYTFITPVLNPLIYSMRNRELKDALRKVVMRFLLLEKQ, encoded by the coding sequence atggaagaaggaaaccagACTGGGATGGTCCTCTTCCACTTCCGCCCCTTCTCCAAACTCCCCGAGCTGCAGATGCTGATCTTTGTGGTCTTTCTCACAATGTACCTGGTCAGCATCGGAGGAAACATGTCCATCGTCCTCACCATCTGGATCAATCGGTGTCTCCACACCCCTATGTACTTCTTCCTGGCAAACCTGGCCAGCCTGGAGATCTTCTATTCTTCTACCATAGCTCCTCTGACTCTGGCCAGCGTCCTGTCCACAGAGAGAACTGTGGTCTCCCTGGCAGGCTGTGGTACCCAGatgttcttcttcatcttcctggGCAGTGCTGACTGTATTCTGCTGGCCATCATGGCCTATGACCGGTTTGTGGCCATCTGTCACCCTCTGCGCTACAGCCTCATCATGAGCTGGCACTTGTGTGtccagctggccctggggtccCTGTTGCTGGGTTTCATCTTGGCCATGCAGTTGACTGTGCTCATCTTTCGACTGCCTTTCTGTAGCAGTAAGGAAATCAGCCTGTTCTACTGTGATGTCCTCCCTGTCATGAGACTGGCGTGTGCAGACACCCGTGTCCACGAGGCCACTCTGTTTGTGGTCAGTGTCATTGTCCTCACCATCCCTTTTCTCTTCATCACTCTGTCCTATGTCTTCATTGTAGATGCCATCCTGAAGATCCACTCAGCTGAGGGAAGGCACAAAGCCTTCTCTACCTGTTCCTCCCACCTGACTGTGGTCCTCCTGCAGTATGGATGCACAAGTCTCATCTACTTATGTCCCAGCTCCAGTTACTCTCCTGAGCGGGGCCAAGTAGTATCTGTGGTTTACACATTCATCACCCCTGTGCTGAACCCCTTGATCTACAGCATGAGGAACAGAGAACTCAAGGATGCTTTGAGGAAGGTGGTCATGAGGTTCCTCCTGCTTGAAAAACAATGA